In Oncorhynchus tshawytscha isolate Ot180627B linkage group LG28, Otsh_v2.0, whole genome shotgun sequence, a genomic segment contains:
- the LOC112226905 gene encoding retinol dehydrogenase 10-B, with translation MNIFVEFCLVSCKVLWTFVLAGTRWLVRPKEKNVMGQVCVITGAGSGLGRHFAKEFARRGATVILWDINWESNEETAEMVRQIYSDITNRIPEGSVDGEEGDVSQIQPNVYTYLCDVSKREEVYLTADKVQREVGNIDILINNAGVVSGRHLLECPDELLERTMMVNCHAHFWTTKAFVPKMLELNHGHIVTVASSLGLFTTAGVEDYCASKFGAIGFHESLSHELKAAEKDGIKMTLVCPFLVDTDMFKGCKIRKEIAPLFPPLKPEQCVQQAMRAILTDQPMICTPRIMYMVSFMKTVLPFDAIVCMYQFLGADKCMYPFLAHRKESMNNNESKLPAIMQLPLEKK, from the exons ATGAATATCTTTGTTGAATTCTGCTTGGTGTCGTGCAAAGTTCTCTGGACTTTTGTGTTGGCTGGAACGAGATGGCTCGTGCGTCCAAAAGAGAAGAATGTAATGGGTCAGGTTTGTGTGATCACTGGGGCAGGAAGCGGTCTTGGAAGACACTTTGCCAAGGAGTTTGCCCGAAGAGGTGCTACGGTTATTCTTTGGGACATCAATTGGGAAAGTAACGAAGAGACTGCTGAGATGGTGCGACAAATCTACAGCGACATTACCAATAGGATCCCTGAAG GTTCAGTGGATGGTGAGGAGGGAGATGTATCTCAGATTCAGCCCAATGTCTACACTTATCTGTGTGACGTaagcaagagagaggaggtgtactTGACCGCAGATAAGGTGCAACGTGAAGTGGGCAACATTGATATCCTGATCAACAATGCCGGGGTGGTCTCAGGACGTCACCTGCTGGAGTGTCCAGATGAACTCCTAGAGCGCACCATGATGGTCAACTGTCATGCTCACTTTTGG ACTACCAAGGCTTTTGTTCCCAAGATGCTCGAGCTGAACCATGGGCACATTGTGACGGTAGCCAGCTCCCTGGGTCTGTTCACCACTGCTGGTGTTGAG GACTACTGTGCCAGCAAGTTTGGTGCTATAGGTTTTCATGAGTCCCTCAGCCACGAGCTGAAAGCAGCTGAGAAAGATGGGATAAAAATGACGCTGGTCTGTCCTTTCTTAGTTGATACTGACATGTTCAAAGGGTGTAAAATCAG GAAAGAGATTGCCCCACTCTTCCCCCCGTTGAAGCCAGAGCAGTGTGTGCAACAGGCAATGAGGGCTATCCTAACAGACCAGCCCATGATCTGTACGCCTCGTATTATGTACATGGTTAGTTTCATGAAGAC TGTCTTGCCCTTTGACGCCATCGTTTGCATGTACCAGTTTCTTGGAGCAGACAAATGCATGTACCCGTTCCTGGCTCACCGGAAGGAGTCCATGAACAACAATGAATCCAAGCTGCCTGCCATCATGCAGCTGCCACTGGAGAAAAAATAA